In bacterium, the DNA window CGCGTGGCGGCAAAGACGCGCGTCCCGGGCAGATCGGGCGTGAAGACCAGAGCGACCCCGGCCTTGGCGCACAGTTCGACAAGGCGCGGCTGGAAGTCCTCGGGCTGATACGTCGTGAAGGTGCGGGCCTGGGCCAGGACCTGGGTGAACAGCTTCCGATCGAAGTCCGGCATGTCGGATCGCTGCGCGCAGAGCTCGCCGTACCGCAGCCAGGCGGCCGTCGCGTACTTGTCTGCTGCGGGTCCGCCGGACATGCGGAAGCGGACCGTCTCCAGCTTGCGGCTCCAGATCGCGTCCCATTCGCTCGGGGTCGCGACTCCGAAGAACTGGAGCAGGGCCTCGACGCGACTGCCAGGTGCCGTGGACCGGGGAATCCAGGCGTACTCTGCCATGCGCTTCAACGGGAATGAGCGGGCCCATTCGTCCTGGTCCCTCAGCTCCTGGGCCTGCTGTTCGCGCGCCTGCCAGGTCCGGTAGTCGGCTTCGCGGCGACACCAGAAGCCGGCGGGCGTACCCAACACCCGCTCGAGGTGAATGGCGGTCTCCGCCGTGATGGTCGCCTTGCCGTTCATCAGCTCGCTGACAAACTTCTCCGTCTTGCCCAGCCGGGCCGCCAGCTCGCTCTGGGTCATCCCGACCGCCTCGATAATCCTCTTGAGCGTCCGCCCGGGCGCCGAGACCATGTCGGGAGCATAGCTGAGGGTTCTATTATCCATGGGTGTTCTCCAC includes these proteins:
- a CDS encoding HigA family addiction module antidote protein; translation: MDNRTLSYAPDMVSAPGRTLKRIIEAVGMTQSELAARLGKTEKFVSELMNGKATITAETAIHLERVLGTPAGFWCRREADYRTWQAREQQAQELRDQDEWARSFPLKRMAEYAWIPRSTAPGSRVEALLQFFGVATPSEWDAIWSRKLETVRFRMSGGPAADKYATAAWLRYGELCAQRSDMPDFDRKLFTQVLAQARTFTTYQPEDFQPRLVELCAKAGVALVFTPDLPGTRVFAATRWQTARRPLIQIGPRYKTEDQLWFSFFHEAFHVLLHRKNELFVAGNSWHSAEEDEADRAAADFLIPPDQYSEMLGALPISKAKIKAWAMDLGIAPGIVVGRLQHDGHLPPSQGNEFKRRYEWKAH